DNA from Xiphias gladius isolate SHS-SW01 ecotype Sanya breed wild chromosome 9, ASM1685928v1, whole genome shotgun sequence:
ATAACTGTGAggttaatgtgtaaaaaatgaaagtaatcatAACTGTGCGAGGAGCTAACATTAGACAATGTCAATCTGACACTTTTTCTAACATATTGCTTTGCATTTAGTTACATATAGTTTCAGAATTCactgttaaacaaaaaaacaatgcatcTATTTCAGACAGGGTCCTTACACAGCTATGGAAATGTGAGATGAAGGTTATTTCCAGATAAATTTGGAAACTCTACAATACAATTTGGCATTGGATATTGTCACAGTATTCTGATAGACACAACTACGGATTTGCTGTAGTTAAAACTACAGCTAATCCGTGAGATACGAGTTTAAAAACTCTTCTCTCACGTGCTGTGATATTTGTTACATTGAAAACTTGGGTATGATGCAGTGCTGAGACGGAAATGGTAAGGCCACCGCAACCAAACATGTAAATCATGTTGAATAAAAAACTCAAGTCTATAAAACCAAGTAAGGTTGTCAGCACTGAAGAGCTGACTTTATTGTTCCATTTTAGTGTTAGGCTGCTGTACAtgctgttttgttcatttttatttttttggcattgcTTGTTTGAAAAATTCCATGgtgaaagggaaagaagaaaaactttgaGGACAGTCTGTCCAATCACAGTCATCATACTGCTGCTCATAAGGTCCAGTCAAGTCAGAGCACTGTGTGCATCAGACTGTGATCAGGAATGGGCTGCACCACATACTCACCCATGAACCTGAATACACAGCGCGCGTGCGCGTGTCACCCTGCACTGAGCACAGTCATAACACTGCTGAGTTCAGGGGGCCAGAATCACTTTTacataatgtttcttttcttttttcataatcTGTAAAAGTGCTCTTATGACTTTGTTGCACACATTGAGTTGCAGTGTGTTACCTCATACAGTTGTTTAAGTGTTTGTGATTTGATAGAGCATTTAAGGGGACTACAGATAATCTTTTGATTAACATTAGACTGCATTGTTATGGTCAGGATAATGTTTGTTTACctgatatgttgttaatttgaATGCTCTGTCTTAAATATAACTAATCTAAAAAGCCTGACTCttaatatatgcatatatatgaTGTATGCATATAACTGTGCGTGTTTGCCGAGTTATACGTGTGACTGCTGTTTTTACATGCTGTAGTTTTGTGTTCCAGTAATAAGGAGTTTTCAGAGTCTTTACTCAGAAGAGTTATCAGGGAAACTCTAAATCTCCCCAAGGTCTAGTATTCACCtcagatttacattttcttccatGGTGATATGACTGTTTTGTTACTGGTCATGTCCAGATAACCATCAATGGTGAGCAAAACTGGTGAGGGTACTAAAAATATTGGAGATATCCTTGTAAATATTTCACTTAGGATATGCAGCAGTAAAGGTTTGGAGAAGCTGTAAACAGAATAAGAAAGCTTAGATGGATCTACTAAATTCAGTGGAGAGTGAACAGGCATGACACTGAGGTGAAACAGCTAAACGAGGTTTAATTTTGAaggaactattcctttaacaggATCAGAGGTGGAAGctggaggtgtgtgtgggtgggtggggggagTGTCAGTGAATGAAGGGATAAACGGAGTTTGTTTTGGATGGGGGGACAGCCGggggcagagcagcagagggagccGAGACCGTGAGAGTGTCAACAGCCAGTAAACGACCTGCAGCCGGACGGATCCACGACGGAACCACGGTGAGTTAGTGCGTAAAATCGCTCCCTATGTTCTCATTGTATACATGCTCAACACATATGATTTCAGACATATACATTCAAGTCGAGAGATTGTTATGGTGTCAAATACCTTGGAGACTTCGGAAATCAGAATTGAATACCAAACTGTTCAGTTATCCAATCACGTAGaagatggttttgttttgctcattttagCCTCTAAAGAAAGAACATACGAGTGTCATCACACTGAAGAGTTAATATTTTCTTACTACCATTAAGTGCATAAATGGAACAAATACAATGCTCGTATTTGTCCAAATTAGATAATACTTGCAGGtctttttcattcacaaaactTCTTTAAATCAATGTCCCTGTTGACGCACAGGTCAACATTAACAAAATGCTCAAAATAGGAAAAATGCTGCGAGGTAGATTCGCGTAAAAGCATTCAGAGCCGGTGGAGAACAGGCTTCTCATCGTCCCTGGCGACaggacaaatatttttttcagaggaAACGCATTCTGGCACAACACCGGCAGGGATAGAGACTGTGCGTCTTTGTGCGCGGCCGGCGCGGCAGCTCCTCTGCGGTCTGGACTGTTGATCCCCGGAGGGACGCGGACAAACAGTCGGGCCGGAGGACATTCCTCCGTCTCTAGTTTCTTGGCCCCTTTTCTGTCTAGGGGGTCGTAGGAACAAAACACGCTATGCTGCTAAAATATGAAGGGTTCTCGTAAACGGCCTTGCaactgaattcaaatgaaagtaATTGAACTGATGAAATTTAAGTGGTTTCTATGCTGATTGGTGCAACGACGGGTTTCTGTCCGCTCCATGTCTGACAGGATGTGGTGCAGCAGTTTTTGACAGATAGGTTTAAGCACGGTACcgttttgtcaacatttttgagaaatttcagAGAGTGGAGCTGTGAAGCTTTTTTATGTCCATTCCTGTGGATCAAGACTGTTGATCCGACACGGGAATGTGGTTTTAAGGCATTCCAGTGAAGACTAGGGCAGCCCAGTCTGACCAAAATGACACTAATCCCCAAAAGTACAGAAGGACGGGGACATGTTTGGCTCTAAACATGGGGgatcatttttataattgagTTTTACCTTTTATAGGCGCACATTCTTCCTAAAATTAATAGGATACTGTGAATAACAACTatatgcagtggtggaaaaagtactAAGATATTTTAATTAAGTTAAATGATCAacaccacactgtaaaaatactaaattacAATGTCCTGCATTTAAgatcctacttaagtaaaagccaTGAAGTATTATTTAATGTACTTAAAgaaaccaaagtaaaagtactcattctgcaGGAAATTgccccctgtgactgatatcaTTATACAAGACATTGTTAGATTGTTAAGACTGATGCATCAGTCTGTCAGCATCATTTCATTGTAGCTGCTCGAGGTGAACCTAGTTCTAAATTCTTGATATAACTCTTAATAGAGTTTGAAGTTCAATCCAGCTGTTGCCAATTTAGGGGCCGGGACTCCTCCAAAAGGGTGACACGACAGATATGGACCTGCTAATAACCTATAGATACCTGAAGGGGCCCCAGTACTTTTTGTAAAGGTTCACAAGCTAAAATGATTGGaatctttaacaatgcattgtattttatgagCTTATTGCATGATTTTATGTATAATACAGCAGTCAGAaaactgtagtggagtaaaacgtacaatatttcccagagaaatttggtgattttcttttttaagtaaaaagtagcatgaaatgggaATAAGCAAGGTACAGTGAATGTATTCAGAACAGCTCCGAACCAGAAGGTCTGGGGTCCTAGAACATGTGGCGTACCTGCCCTATTATTACCCTAATGTAAGTTATATTAAATGGAGTCTAATCATATTAAACAAGACAGCAGATTTAAAGGCCTGACAAGTTGATACAAAAACTAACCATTGGGGAAGTTAGAAATGAGCAAATAATGCTGAAACAGTTCATttctaacaaacacacagtgtcaTAGATGTGCAACAGTGTACACACATCAGCAGGTTGCAGCGAGCAGAGGAGTCAGTGATGAATgatcttgtgttttctcttgaGACATTTCCATAGGTAAACTGAGTACGTAAGTGAATGAATGGGTAGGTAGTGGATCTATTAGGGTACCTCACatctaaaaatcaaaacagcagcCACTTGCTGGTAGCTTGGctaactaaaaaataaataaataaaattaacatttttatttactgtgtcaCTGAGCAAGAGGAGCCTCGGTAAAGACTATTAACCATGAATTACCTCCACATGAATGAAGTCACTGCTGTTTCCCTCTCAGATGTACTCCCGTCTCTCTCCTGACGCCCTCTGGGTTCCACTGCTCAgtctgctgctcctctgcatACCTGCAGCGCACACAGCTAAATGTccccagcagtgtgtgtgtgaccagaTCCAGCTCACTGTGACCTGTGCCAACAAGAACCTCACCCAAGTTCCTCCCACTGTTGAtgaggtttgtttttcacacataCATGCCAACatttctactgtatatttctttcCTATCTTGTTCCATCTGACATGTAATCTCTTTTCTTTATAGATCACAGTGAAATTAGATCTTCGAGGTAATGACATCCAGGAACTTCCCACAAGGGCTTTCAAACACACGCCCTACCTGACTCACCTGTCGCTGCAGCGTTGTAACATCCGTAGGGTGAAGGAGGGGGCCTTCCGCGGCCTTGGACGCTTGGTCTTCCTCAACCTGGCCAACAACAACATCGAGATCCTCTACCAGGTGGTCACACACACGTCGATTATATCTTCAATGAGAACCCAAAAAAAGTTAATGTCAGCACCTcaccagctcctgttctcacAACCATCCTTATTTCAATGACAactgttagttttttttaatttttgccgTCTTTACTCACAACTTGGACTGGAGCaaggtaaaaacatttttcctgtcTTAATCTTTTGAGTCCAGGAGTCGTTCGATGGTCTGTCCTCACTGAAGCAGCTTATGATTGATCGCAACCGTGTGGAGGAGATCCAGCCTGGAGCTTTCTCTCAGCTGGGCTTCCTCAACCTGCTCTCCATCACGCACAATAGGCTGGTCTACATCCCCAACCTTGCCTTCCAGgtacaaacacaaccacattCACAAGATACCTGCAAAGTCTAAATGTCTCCTGTTGTTGGATCATTAATCAAATAGCCAGTATCGTCTCCTTCCAGGGCTTGCAGAACATCAAATGGCTTCGTCTCAGTCACAACTCTCTAAACTACCTGGACACAGAGGCCTTTGCTGGTCTCTTCACACTCACCCGTCTCAGTCTGGATCACAATGAGCTGCAGTTTTTTCCCACTGAGACCATGACTAGGTATGCTACTTGGTAACATTAAGCAAcgttcatggcaatccatccaatagttgtcaagacgTTTCACTCAGAACCACAAATAACAACCTCCtggtggcaccagaggaaaagtaAGAATGCTTATACGAGATTTCATATCAATCCATCCACCAGTTACATATTTCCGTCTCCACATTTTGTCCGCTGACCAGCcggacaaaatgaaaaacagaaggacattcattgccatccctagagccatgcagCCGGTGTGGCTAAAAAACATGGGTTAATCTCAGTTGCCTGGTGTCTGGGAGGGAAAACCCATGCTAGACAGGTCTGAGCTCTCTTTTACAGTATGATCTGAGTAATAACATTGAAATTATTGTCAACACTTCTCCCTCTTGCTATCCAGATTGCCAGAGGTGACCCGTCTGGATCTTAGCTATAACCCAATGACTTACCTTGGAGAAGAGGCAGTGTCCATGACAAAGCTCACCCACCTCTTCCTGGACCACATGTCCCTGCAGGACATGGCTAACACAGCTGTTTCGAAATCCCCCAGCCTCACCCACCTGGACATCAGCTACAACCAGCTGCGTGTCATCCAGCCCCTCTCTGAAGGTTCACCCAAGCCGGCACGCCTCAACCTGGCTGGGAACCCCATCTACTGCAACTGCTATCTGCGTCCGCTCAGGTGCAGCAGACCTTTATGGATTATGAACCGACGGCTTTCCGTCAACAACAGGGTACTAATCCCTACTTTGACCTTTTTTAACTACACTGCAGGGAGTGGGCAATCCGTAGCAAGGTGAAGCTGATGGGGACATGCGGAGGACCAGCCCATCTCTCTGGAGAAAACCTGGAGGCCGTCCACCCTCCAGAGCTGCGCTGCCAGAGCCAGGAGGCCATGCTGAAGGCCGAGTTCGAGGAAGCAACCAGGATCACACCGCCACCCACTGAAGAGCCAGAGAACAAAGTCAAGTGTCCTGCCAACTGTGTCTGTGAGGTGAGTGGGGTATATGAAGTGCACACGTTGCGCTGCAGGAGAGAGTTTTGTGATTCACTTTTGTAGAGCACTGACATTCATTCCCAGATTGATTTTAACCTCTTGGTCTTGATTCTCGATTTTGAGGAACTCATGCCTAAACATgatattaaagaaatagttgaactttttgggaaatatgcttatttgctttcttgctgagattagatgatcaataccactctcatgtctgtatacTAAAGCTAAAGCTAGAGTCAGCAAGgatttagcttattttagctctgtccaaagttttaaaaaaaccaccTGTTAGCACCTCTAAACTTtacaaattaacatgttatatcctgcttgtttaatctgtacacaaacagaaatgtaaaaaaaaaaaaaggaatttttgatttttttttttgagttttggctGGAACTATTTGGCCAGATGCAGTGATTTCCCGGAGTCTTGTTGTGTAGACTCAGTCAACCAGTGGAAATAACAAGTCACTGCTAATTATATTTAAAAGGTGCTGGGTGGCcgatttttttatattttggatagagccaggctagccatttctcttatttccagtctttatccTATGCTAGTATAACCGGCAGCTTATGGTTGCTAATGATAGCAAATTTTAGATAGATATTGGCATTACTGAGTTAGTTTTCTGACTTTATGACTCACCTCTACTCGTGCTACTCTTTAACTACGATTTAAGCATTTACCATCTTGCGATAATAATTACTTTTAGCCACATTGGCTGCACTGTTTAGTTACATAATCAGACTGTAAGTTATCCTTTGGGTCCATTTCCTGCTGTCATTAGTGTTACAGATCCTACTACCAACCCtttgttatttaatattttgccTTAAGATTTCTtcacaaaatgcttttttgtaGTTTATCCTCCATTTTAGAGAATTTCTGAAATTCAAATTGATTGTTTTATAAAAGTTTtctaaatctttgtttttgttgtaaaatacTTGAAAGTTTTACAACAATCTGAGAAGGGAACAAAACTCTTTGGTTGAACTTCTTGCGAACCATAGGCATAAGCAAACTGTGTGCGTAGACATTGCTAACAGAATGGTTGGGAGCCACTTATGtgttatttcactaaaaaagaaaaaaatatgataatagAAAATTGGGCACAGAAACCAAATGACAAGTTTGGTAGCGACAGCAGAGCCGagtgtgcatatatgtattaaaaaagtAGTTTGGAAAAGAATATGA
Protein-coding regions in this window:
- the chadlb gene encoding chondroadherin-like b — protein: MYSRLSPDALWVPLLSLLLLCIPAAHTAKCPQQCVCDQIQLTVTCANKNLTQVPPTVDEITVKLDLRGNDIQELPTRAFKHTPYLTHLSLQRCNIRRVKEGAFRGLGRLVFLNLANNNIEILYQESFDGLSSLKQLMIDRNRVEEIQPGAFSQLGFLNLLSITHNRLVYIPNLAFQGLQNIKWLRLSHNSLNYLDTEAFAGLFTLTRLSLDHNELQFFPTETMTRLPEVTRLDLSYNPMTYLGEEAVSMTKLTHLFLDHMSLQDMANTAVSKSPSLTHLDISYNQLRVIQPLSEGSPKPARLNLAGNPIYCNCYLRPLREWAIRSKVKLMGTCGGPAHLSGENLEAVHPPELRCQSQEAMLKAEFEEATRITPPPTEEPENKVKCPANCVCEAETHHSSCENRSHTKVPRGFSPNTRLLDLRGNHFHYIPSNSFPGVAQVVSLHLQRCKIVEVEGGAFSGMKGLIYLYLSENDLTSLSPDAFKGLPQLTYLHLENNRFTSFPKGAFKLVPSLLALHLENNAITKLEPGILTGAEGLRALYLTGNAIDHVSPRALDHTSDLDTLHLGGNKLKEVPTEALSKAGNLRDLRLSGNSIRWVGPNAFQPLERSLKELYLDNMGLEKMSQNSLAGLGPGLRSLFLEGNQLEEVPDFHPLTSLEVINLADNPLMCDCPLLPLRLWIEKVNLKVRATCANPPELRSRRVKDVHVFKACPGGESLPSTPTVTPKSAKAPKATKPKPMHLNGLRHVKMLKVKTKLRKSPDTKQAAGKKTKKRSMA